In Tripterygium wilfordii isolate XIE 37 chromosome 15, ASM1340144v1, whole genome shotgun sequence, one DNA window encodes the following:
- the LOC119980029 gene encoding uncharacterized protein LOC119980029 produces MSTEVPEGAELKPKGASVIPKARKSVKMMILHCIIKSTASVFCSSSSGAPANSEAPNVTDGTEAELMPKRGSVFPKKKKLVKTMILECIIKSTASVFCSSSSGAPDAKKSKSVYPYLP; encoded by the coding sequence ATGAGCACAGAAGTCCCAGAAGGAGCAGAGCTGAAGCCCAAGGGAGCAAGTGTGATCCCCAAGGCTAGGAAATCAGTGAAGATGATGATCCTTCATTGCATAATCAAATCTACTGCCTCTGTTTTCTGCTCATCTTCCTCTGGAGCTCCTGCTAACTCTGAAGCACCAAATGTCACAGATGGGACGGAAGCAGAGTTGATGCCCAAGAGAGGAAGTGTGTTccccaagaagaagaagttagtgAAGACGATGATCCTTGAATGCATAATCAAATCTACTGCCTCTGTTTTCTGCTCATCTTCCTCTGGAGCACCAGATGCCAAGAAGAGTAAGAGTGTATACCCATACCTACCATGA